In the genome of Hydractinia symbiolongicarpus strain clone_291-10 chromosome 5, HSymV2.1, whole genome shotgun sequence, one region contains:
- the LOC130646231 gene encoding protein GDAP2 homolog: MPLYFPRDKKEEQYAVEYLPTDIGNEEGEPFLPERQIRIMDKPLKAHNGIDLLNSFVGRHPFSAVAADHDTGRRARLEGRTQEEMDILEQQRKYSQWVKRSRTEDFTDIAKMGFLYNPGVDRQGRPIVVFIGRYFPAHAIDLNKAVSYFIHFMDSIASREYVFIYFHTLTTEDHHLDLGFLKDFYELLDTKFRRNMHALYIVHGTIWQRIVAWFFLMINAASIKEKVQFVNGVQFLYDTINPDQLELPPFIMEHDVQENGPQYHTSTTAVAS, translated from the exons ATGCCGCTGTATTTTCCACGagataaaaaagaagaacagtACGCTGTAGAGTATTTACCTACTGATATAG GCAACGAGGAAGGAGAACCTTTTTTACCAGAAAGACAAATTCGAATTATGGATAAACCCTTAAAAG CTCATAATGGTATCGACTTATTAAACTCGTTTGTTGGACGACATCCGTTCTCTGCAGTAGCGGCTGACCATGACACAGGAAGGCGAGCACGGTTAGAGGGAAGGACACAGGAAGAGATGGATATTTTAGAACAACAacgaaa atattccCAATGGGTTAAAAGGTCACGTACGGAAGATTTTACTGATATCGCAAAAATGGGCTTTCTATATAATCCAG GTGTTGATCGGCAAGGCAGACCGATTGTTGTGTTTATCGGAAGATATTTTCCAGCACATGCTATCGATCTAAATAAA GCGGTTTCATACTTTATTCACTTCATGGACTCAATCGCTAGCAGGGAATACGTTTTTATATACTTTCACACACTCACTACAGAAGATCACCATTTGGATTTAGGATTTCTTAAAGATTTCTACGAATTACTCGACACAAA ATTTCGACGCAACATGCATGCACTGTATATCGTGCATGGAACAATATGGCAACGTATAGTAGCGTGGTTCTTCTTAATGATCAATGCTGCGTCAATTAAAGAGAAAGTACAGTTCGTAAATGGCGTCCAATTTTTATATGACACAATAAATCCTGATCAACTGGAACTACCGCCTTTCATAATGGAGCATGATGTTCAG